In the Nocardioides panaciterrulae genome, GGTGCCGAGCATCTGCTCGAGCACGGTCCCCTCCGTGGACAGCGGCGCCTGCACGATCCAGGCAGCCAGCTCGGAGGCGGGGACCCCGACCCGGAGCAGGGTGCCGGTGATCGACCCGGCCGAGGTGCCCACCACGACGTCCGCGGTGCGGGGGTCCCAGCCGGTGTCGTGCTCGAGCGCGGCGAGCACGCCGGCGTGGTAGGCCTGTCCGACGACGCCGCCGGCCCCCAGCACGAGACCCACCGAGCCCATGCCTCCAGGATGTCGCATCCGGTCACGGACGCGACAGCGGGCCGCGGTGGCGCCGGCCGGCAGCGGTCCAGCCCGCCCCGGATCGCGCGCGCCGCGGTTGGTCAACCGCCGGGCAAGTGCCCGTTCCTCTGGCATCATTCGGCACATGCGGGTGGGCTCGGGGAACGACAGGATGGCGCTCGTCGTCGAGGACGACGAGGACATGCGTTCCCTGATCGAGTTCACCCTGAGCACCCAGGGGTTCGACGTGATCAGCGTCGGCACCGGCATCGCCGGCGTCGACGCGGTCCGCGAGCACGATCCCGACCTGGTCACCCTCGACCTCGGGCTGCCCGGCATCGACGGGATCGAGGCCTGCCGCCGGATCCGCGAGATCAGCGACGCCTACGTCGTGATGATCACCGCCCGTGACGACGAGGTGGAGAAGCTGATCGGGCTGGAGACCGGCGCCGACGACTACCTCGCCAAGCCGTTCAGCCCGCGGGAGCTCAACGCCCGCGTCAACGCGATGTTCCGCCGGCCCCGGCGCCCGTCCCCGGCGCAGGGGGCGGCCGACAACGGCCACGAGGTGCTCGAGCACGGCCGGATCCGGGTCGACGTGGACGGGCGGCGCGCCTTCCTCGACGACGCGGAGCTCTCGCTGACCCGCACGGAGTTCGACCTGCTCACCGAGCTGATGCGCACGCCCGCCCGGGTGTGGACCCGCGAGGCCCTGCTCCGCTCGGTGTGGGACACCGAGTGGACCACCGACACCCACCTGGTCGAGGTCCACGTCGGCAACCTGCGCCGCAAGCTGGGCGAGGGCCCGGGCACGCCCCGGCTGATCCGGACCGTGCGCGGCGTCGGCTACCGGATGGAGACCGCCGACTGATCCGGGCGCCCGGTCAACCGGCCAGGTAGGTCTCCAGCGCGCGGTCCGCACGCTGCGCCGCCGGCCACAGCCGGCCGGCGCGGAGCCGGGCCGCGGCGAGGTCGCTGCGGCGTACGTCGTCCTCCAGCCCGGCCGCCAGCGCGGCGAGCTCACCGGCGCCGACGGTTGCCGAGGTCACCTTCAGGCTCAGCACCGCGTCCAGCGCGGCGTCCTCGTCCTGCCGCTGCAGCGCGGCGGTGATCCGAGACACCCGGCCGATGAGCAGCTGGCGGTAGCGGCGGGCGAACAGCCACACGAAGTGGCGGTCGTCGACCTCGTCGGAGATGCGTCGGAGGGCAGCCTCATCGAAGGTCACCACCGCGGTCATGGGGTCATGATGGGCCCCGCACCTCAGGTCCGCCGCGGCGTCGGCTCAAGGATTGCGCAAGCCTTCGGCCGCCTACACCCCGGCGAGCTCGGCGTACCAGCGCGCCACCACCTTCGGGTCGTGCTCCAGCGCCGCGTCGTACGCCGCGAACTCGCAGGTGGACACCCCGGGCACCGCGGCGTCGACCCAGGACCCGCACGGCTGGATCCGCTCACGCTCCATGAACGCCGCCAACCGCTCCTCGACCGCGGTGCGGGGGGCCTCGGCGAAGACCTGGAAGGTGTTCGTGTGCGGCGGCTCGGGGTTGACCCGGAGCCCGGCGGCCACCAGCTCGGCCGCGAACGCGCGCGCCCACGCGACGTACTCCCCCATCCGCGGCAGCCGGTCCCGCAGGCCGAGCAACGCCGGCACGGCGTACGGCGTCATCTTGTGCAGCCGACCGCCCATCCGCTGCCGCCAGGCGCGCAGCTCGTCCATCGCGTCCTGCTCGCCCACGACCGCGGCGCCGGCGGGGCCACCGAGCCCCTTGTAGAACGAGACGTACATGCTGTCGCAGACCGCAGCGATCTCGGCCAGCGGGCGGCCGTAGAACGGCTGGGACTCCCAGACCCGGGCGCCGTCGACGTGCAGCGGGACGCCGAGCTCCCGGGCCGCCTGCCCCAGCTCGGTGAGCTCCTCCCAGGCCGGGAGCAGGCAGCCGGCATCGCGCAGCGGCAGCTCCACCAGCGCCGACCCGAGCCCGGCGGGCAACGCCCGCAGGTCGGCCGCGGTGGCGGTGCGGCGGCCCTCGGTGAGCCACTCGAAGCGCAGGTCGTGCAGCAGCCGGGGGCCGTCCGCCTCGTGGTGCAGCAGGTGGGAGAGGTCCGGGAGCGCGACCCGGTGCGACCCCCGCCGCTCGCACCAGACCCGCAGCATCGCCTGCTGGGCCATGGTGCCGCTGACGAAGAACACGGCCGCGGGCTTGCCGAGCAGCTCCGCGACCTGCTCCTCGAGCCGGGTGACGGCACCGCCGTCGGCGTACATGTCCCACTCGTCGAGGCCGAGCTCCTCGGCGCCGGCGGCCCACGAGGCGAGCATCTCCGCGGGCGTGGTCCGGCGGTGCCACGGCACCATCACCGTGCAGGCGCGCGACGCGGCACGCAGCCGCTCCGTGAGGTCGGGGGCGGGCTCGGGGTCGGTGGCGGGCTCGGTGGCGGGGTTGGTGGCGGGGGTGGCGGCGGGAACGGGGTCCGGGGCGGCCGCATCGCCGGCCCGACCGTTCTGGTCTTCGTGGGTCACCGGGACACCCTCGCGGTGCAGGTGTGGTGCACGCAACGCGATATGCCCCCGTGGGACGGGAGCGCGGTCAGGTTGCTTGCAGGTTGCGCCGGGAACGATGGTCGCACTGCCCCCTTTGGAGGAGATCCCTGTGTTCGACCTGATCAACGGTCTGCCCGTCCACACGCTCGTGGTCCACGCGGTCGTGGTGCTCGTGCCGCTCACCGCGCTCGGCACCATCGCCCTCGCCGTACGACCTCGGTGGCGTCACCACTACGGCCCGGTCGTGGTCGGGCTCGGCGTGCTGTCGGTGATCTTCATCCCGATTGCCACCAGCAGCGGAGAGGCCCTCGAGAAGCGGGTGGGCAATCCCGGCGAGCACGCCGAGCTCGGCGACCAGCTGATCTGGTTCGTGATCCCGCTGGTCGTGCTGGCGGCCGCCCTGGTCTGGATGGACCGCCGCGCCGCCATCGCCACCGCCACCGGCACCGCCACCGGCACCTCGGTCGCCGGCAGCTCGGCCGCCGGCAGCTCCGCCACCGCGCTGAAGGTCGTCGCGGTGCTCGCCGTGGTGGCGGCGCTGGCGACCAGCGTGCAGGTCTACCGTGTGGGTGACAGCGGCGCGCGCGCCGCCTGGGGCAGCCAGGTCCAGGCCTCGAGCAGCGGGTCCGGCGACAGCGACTGACCGGCTCCGCGCCCCGGCGCGGTCACGACGAGGAGAGCAGTGGCGACCGTAGGGCTCTGCGAGGACGACCCGGCGATCCGGCGCGTCGTCACGCAGGCCCTCGAGCTGACCGGCCACTCGGTGGTCACCGCCCACACCGGCGCCGAGGCGCTGCGCCGGTTCGGGAACGACGCTGTCCTCGACGCCATCGTGCTGGACATCGGCCTCCCCGACGCGGACGGCCGTGACGTCTGCCAGGCGCTGCGGTCGGCCGGCCAGTCGGCGCCGGTGCTGTTCCTGACCGCGCTCGGCGCCGTCCACGACCGGCTCTCCGGCTTCAGCGCCGGCGCCGACGACTACCTGCCCAAGCCGTTCGACGTCAAGGAGCTGCTCGCCCGGGTCGAGGCGCTCGCCCGCCGCGGGCGGCCCGCGCCGGCTCCGGTCGCCGGGCTGACGCTCGACCCTGGCCGGCACTCGCTGCGGCACGCGGACGCCGAGGTGCTGCTCAGCCCCACGGAGTTCCGGATGCTCGCCGCCATCACCTCCCGCCCCGGTGAGGTGGTGCGCCGCCAGGCCGTGGTCTCCGCCGCCTGGCCGGACGGCGCCCGGGTCAGCGAGAACACCGTCGACTCCTACATCCGCCGGATCCGGGTCAAGCTGCGCGAGATCGACGCGCCCGTGACGCTGCGCACCGTCCGCGGTGTCGGGTTCCAGCTGCGGTGAGGACGCCCCGCTGGCTGGCCACCAGCTTCCGGTCCCAGATGGTGCTGACCACCATGGTGCTGACCGCCCTGGGCATGCTGGTGGTGACCCTGGGCCTGCAGCTGATCATGCACCGGGTGATCCAGGGCAACCTCGACCGGGTGCTGCACGAGCGCGCGGACGCGGTCATCGCCGGCGCCGACGCCGCCTCCGGGTCCCAGCTCGTGGTGCCCGAGGAGGTCCTCGACCCCGGCTCGCGGGTGTACGACGCGGACGGCCGGCCGGTCGCGGGGGCGGAGTGGCGGCGGGTCGCGGCCGAGATGGCCGAGCTGTCGCACGCCACCTCGCCGCGCAGCCTGGACATCGGGGAGCAGTACCGCCTCTACGCCCGCCCCTTCACCACCTCGTCCGGCCGGCACGGGGTCGTGGTGGTCAGCGAGTCCCGGCACCCCTACGAGGAGACCGAGCTCTACATCCTGCTGACCAGCCTGGTGGTCGGCGCCCTGGTGGTCGTGACGGTCGGCGTGATCGCCCGCTGGGCCACCGCCCGGGCGCTGGCGCCGGTCGCGCAGATGGCCGAGCGGGCCACCGACTGGAGCGAGCACGACCTCGGCCGGCGCTTCGGCCTCGGCCCGCCCATCAACGAGATCTCCTCGCTCGGGGCCACGCTCGACCGGCTGCTGGAGCGGGTGGCGATGACGATCCGCGCCGAGCAGCGGCTCACCGCCGAGCTGGCCCACGAGCTGCGCACCCCCCTGGCCGCGATCCAGGGGTCGGCGGACCTCGCGCTGCTGCGCGGAGGGCTGAGCGAGGAGGTCCGCGCCGACCTCGAGCAGGTCGCCGCCTCCTCGCGCGTCATGGCCGAGACCATCTCGACGCTGCTCGACCTGGCCCGGCGCGCCGGCGACGAGCCCACCGCCACCTGCCGGCTCGGCGACGTCGTGGAGGCCGTGCGCCCGCTGGTGCCCGCCGGCCCCGAGGGCGCCGGGGGCGCCGGGGGCGGGGTCGTTGGGGGCACCGGGGACGGGGGCGTTGGGGGCACCGGGTGGTCCGAGGCAGTCCCGGACCCGGCGGTCCGGCTGGCCGCTCCGCGTGACCTCGTGGTCCGGGCCCTCTCCCCCGTCATCGAGAACGCCGTCCGGCACGCGCGGTCGGCGATCTCGCTGCGCGCGGTCGCGTCCGCCTCCGCAGTGGAGCTGCACGTGCACGACGACGGCCCCGGCGTGGACGACTCGGTTCGCGAGCAATTGTTCGCCCCCGGCACGGTCGGGCCCGGCGGCGGCACCGGCCTCGGGCTCGGGATCGCCCGGCGGGTGGCGCGCAGCATCGGCGGGGACGTCGAGCTGGCCGAGGACGACGGTCCGG is a window encoding:
- a CDS encoding response regulator transcription factor, with amino-acid sequence MRVGSGNDRMALVVEDDEDMRSLIEFTLSTQGFDVISVGTGIAGVDAVREHDPDLVTLDLGLPGIDGIEACRRIREISDAYVVMITARDDEVEKLIGLETGADDYLAKPFSPRELNARVNAMFRRPRRPSPAQGAADNGHEVLEHGRIRVDVDGRRAFLDDAELSLTRTEFDLLTELMRTPARVWTREALLRSVWDTEWTTDTHLVEVHVGNLRRKLGEGPGTPRLIRTVRGVGYRMETAD
- a CDS encoding Hpt domain-containing protein, yielding MTAVVTFDEAALRRISDEVDDRHFVWLFARRYRQLLIGRVSRITAALQRQDEDAALDAVLSLKVTSATVGAGELAALAAGLEDDVRRSDLAAARLRAGRLWPAAQRADRALETYLAG
- a CDS encoding beta-eliminating lyase-related protein — its product is MTHEDQNGRAGDAAAPDPVPAATPATNPATEPATDPEPAPDLTERLRAASRACTVMVPWHRRTTPAEMLASWAAGAEELGLDEWDMYADGGAVTRLEEQVAELLGKPAAVFFVSGTMAQQAMLRVWCERRGSHRVALPDLSHLLHHEADGPRLLHDLRFEWLTEGRRTATAADLRALPAGLGSALVELPLRDAGCLLPAWEELTELGQAARELGVPLHVDGARVWESQPFYGRPLAEIAAVCDSMYVSFYKGLGGPAGAAVVGEQDAMDELRAWRQRMGGRLHKMTPYAVPALLGLRDRLPRMGEYVAWARAFAAELVAAGLRVNPEPPHTNTFQVFAEAPRTAVEERLAAFMERERIQPCGSWVDAAVPGVSTCEFAAYDAALEHDPKVVARWYAELAGV
- a CDS encoding DUF2231 domain-containing protein, with amino-acid sequence MFDLINGLPVHTLVVHAVVVLVPLTALGTIALAVRPRWRHHYGPVVVGLGVLSVIFIPIATSSGEALEKRVGNPGEHAELGDQLIWFVIPLVVLAAALVWMDRRAAIATATGTATGTSVAGSSAAGSSATALKVVAVLAVVAALATSVQVYRVGDSGARAAWGSQVQASSSGSGDSD
- a CDS encoding response regulator — encoded protein: MATVGLCEDDPAIRRVVTQALELTGHSVVTAHTGAEALRRFGNDAVLDAIVLDIGLPDADGRDVCQALRSAGQSAPVLFLTALGAVHDRLSGFSAGADDYLPKPFDVKELLARVEALARRGRPAPAPVAGLTLDPGRHSLRHADAEVLLSPTEFRMLAAITSRPGEVVRRQAVVSAAWPDGARVSENTVDSYIRRIRVKLREIDAPVTLRTVRGVGFQLR
- a CDS encoding ATP-binding protein gives rise to the protein MRTPRWLATSFRSQMVLTTMVLTALGMLVVTLGLQLIMHRVIQGNLDRVLHERADAVIAGADAASGSQLVVPEEVLDPGSRVYDADGRPVAGAEWRRVAAEMAELSHATSPRSLDIGEQYRLYARPFTTSSGRHGVVVVSESRHPYEETELYILLTSLVVGALVVVTVGVIARWATARALAPVAQMAERATDWSEHDLGRRFGLGPPINEISSLGATLDRLLERVAMTIRAEQRLTAELAHELRTPLAAIQGSADLALLRGGLSEEVRADLEQVAASSRVMAETISTLLDLARRAGDEPTATCRLGDVVEAVRPLVPAGPEGAGGAGGGVVGGTGDGGVGGTGWSEAVPDPAVRLAAPRDLVVRALSPVIENAVRHARSAISLRAVASASAVELHVHDDGPGVDDSVREQLFAPGTVGPGGGTGLGLGIARRVARSIGGDVELAEDDGPGATFVVRVPRL